The following proteins are encoded in a genomic region of Xanthocytophaga agilis:
- the asnB gene encoding asparagine synthase (glutamine-hydrolyzing), with product MCGITGVYAFNEIGRFFHINLWNATEALSLRGPDRGNTFTHNYVGLGHRRLSIIDTSSGGNQPMTDDEERYTIVFNGEIFNFLELRKELEQHGVSFQSTSDTEVLLQLYKREGERCLNRLNGFFVFAIYDKQDESLFIARDRFGVKPLVYTVDEDRLLFASEMKALFVFGFPKEVDYASLQQYLQLNYIPAPNTIFKDVKKLMPGHFIKIKGREVSVKQWYNLPEQVKSKKTYTGSYEQAQKDLASLLDASVQRRMVADVPLGAFLSGGIDSSVIVALASRHTQHLNTFSIGYRDEPFFDETKYANLVAKKFNTNHTVFSLSNDDLLDGLYDMLDYTDEPFADSSALAVYILSKRTRKKVTVALSGDGADEIFAGYNKHAAEFRVREGGWQNSVIAGLKGLWDVLPKSRSAALGNKVRQLQKFAEITEMSAGDRYWRMATFTSEAQASALLNLPESEKAEQELQNRRKASLQHLLTDKDFNNFLLTDVDLVLTNDMLTKVDMMSMANSLEVRNPFLDYTVVEFAFSLPTSYKIDSSMKKKIVQDAFRNELPPELYKRPKHGFEVPLLKWMRNELKSLITNDLLNDDFIAEQGIFSVTEVRKLKEKLFSSNPEDVHARIWGLIVFQYWWKKNIGVSVVK from the coding sequence ATGTGTGGCATTACAGGTGTTTATGCATTTAATGAAATAGGTCGGTTTTTTCATATTAATCTCTGGAATGCTACCGAGGCATTAAGCCTGCGAGGTCCTGACAGAGGCAATACATTTACACATAATTATGTAGGACTCGGGCATCGGCGGTTATCTATTATTGATACCAGCAGTGGAGGCAATCAGCCCATGACAGATGACGAAGAACGGTATACTATCGTTTTCAATGGAGAAATCTTCAACTTTCTGGAACTACGGAAAGAGCTTGAGCAACATGGAGTGTCATTTCAATCTACTTCAGATACAGAAGTATTACTGCAACTATATAAGCGTGAGGGCGAACGTTGTCTGAATCGCCTGAATGGATTTTTCGTGTTTGCGATTTATGACAAACAGGATGAAAGTCTGTTCATTGCCAGAGACCGCTTTGGGGTGAAGCCTCTGGTTTATACTGTAGATGAAGATCGTTTGTTGTTTGCATCTGAAATGAAGGCTTTGTTTGTGTTTGGGTTTCCAAAAGAAGTGGATTATGCTTCATTGCAACAATATCTTCAGCTTAACTATATTCCAGCTCCTAATACAATCTTTAAGGATGTAAAGAAGCTTATGCCCGGACATTTTATAAAGATCAAAGGCAGAGAAGTTTCCGTAAAACAATGGTATAATCTTCCCGAGCAGGTTAAATCCAAGAAAACGTATACAGGCAGCTACGAACAAGCACAAAAGGATCTTGCTTCCTTGTTGGATGCTTCTGTACAACGTCGTATGGTTGCTGATGTACCGTTGGGTGCATTTCTTTCTGGTGGAATAGATTCATCTGTGATTGTAGCATTGGCTTCAAGACATACACAACACCTCAATACCTTTTCTATTGGCTATCGGGATGAACCATTTTTTGATGAAACTAAATATGCTAATCTGGTAGCTAAGAAGTTTAACACCAATCATACTGTGTTTTCACTCAGTAATGATGATTTGCTGGATGGTCTATATGACATGCTGGATTACACGGATGAGCCTTTTGCCGATTCTTCCGCATTGGCAGTATACATTCTAAGTAAACGTACACGTAAGAAAGTAACTGTAGCATTAAGCGGAGATGGAGCGGATGAGATATTTGCTGGTTACAACAAGCATGCAGCAGAGTTTCGTGTGAGAGAGGGAGGATGGCAGAATAGTGTCATTGCCGGGTTGAAAGGTCTATGGGATGTGTTGCCTAAGTCCCGTAGCGCTGCACTGGGTAATAAAGTACGCCAGCTGCAAAAGTTTGCAGAGATTACCGAAATGTCTGCTGGTGATCGGTACTGGCGTATGGCTACATTTACAAGTGAAGCCCAGGCGAGTGCATTACTTAACCTACCTGAGTCTGAAAAGGCAGAACAGGAGTTGCAGAATCGCAGAAAAGCTTCCTTGCAACACCTGCTCACAGACAAAGACTTTAACAACTTCCTGCTTACAGATGTAGACCTGGTGCTAACCAACGATATGTTGACTAAGGTAGATATGATGAGTATGGCAAACAGTCTGGAAGTACGTAATCCGTTTCTGGATTATACAGTGGTAGAATTTGCCTTTTCATTGCCTACCAGCTACAAAATTGATAGTAGCATGAAGAAGAAAATCGTACAGGATGCCTTCCGGAATGAATTACCACCCGAACTATACAAACGTCCTAAACATGGATTCGAAGTGCCTTTGCTAAAATGGATGCGTAATGAGCTGAAAAGCTTGATCACAAACGATCTGCTGAATGACGACTTTATTGCAGAACAAGGCATCTTCTCAGTGACAGAGGTTCGTAAATTGAAAGAGAAACTTTTTTCCTCCAATCCGGAAGATGTGCATGCCCGTATCTGGGGATTGATTGTATTTCAATACTGGTGGAAGAAAAATATTGGGGTTTCAGTAGTAAAGTAA
- a CDS encoding oxidoreductase, protein MNKIIQVGMAAYGMSGKVFHGPLLKSLGGFWLKKIVERTSEKSKTDFPETVRVKTWDEILFDQNIELVVVNTPNAHHFEMCKQALQANKHVVVEKPFTVTKEEARKLIELAKQQNRVLTVFQNRRWDGDFLTVQQVVKQNLLGKLVEFEAHYDRYRNYVEANTWKEETGPGSGILYNLGSHMIDQALVLFGMPQAITAELRAQRPGGSIDDSYHLILHYSDIRVILKSSYLVREQGPRYILHGTDGSFLKWGIDPQEDALKAGRLPLEPNWGAEPESEWGTLNTTYNGLHYKSKIETLAGNYRHFYENVYDAIVHNAPLAVKPEEALQTIQIIEAAYQSHQEKRTINL, encoded by the coding sequence ATGAATAAAATTATACAGGTAGGTATGGCCGCCTACGGAATGTCTGGTAAGGTTTTTCATGGTCCTTTACTCAAATCACTTGGTGGCTTCTGGCTCAAAAAGATTGTAGAACGTACTTCAGAGAAGTCGAAAACCGATTTCCCGGAAACTGTAAGAGTAAAAACCTGGGATGAAATCTTATTTGACCAAAACATAGAACTGGTTGTAGTGAATACACCCAATGCACACCACTTTGAAATGTGTAAGCAAGCCCTTCAGGCGAATAAGCATGTGGTAGTCGAAAAACCTTTTACTGTTACCAAAGAAGAAGCCCGAAAGCTAATAGAGCTGGCAAAACAGCAAAACAGGGTACTTACTGTGTTTCAGAATCGTCGGTGGGATGGTGATTTTCTGACGGTGCAACAAGTCGTAAAACAAAATCTGCTGGGTAAACTGGTGGAGTTTGAGGCCCATTATGACCGGTATCGAAATTATGTAGAAGCCAATACCTGGAAGGAAGAAACCGGTCCGGGATCAGGTATTTTATACAATCTGGGGTCACATATGATTGATCAGGCACTTGTCTTGTTTGGGATGCCTCAGGCTATAACCGCCGAACTCCGGGCTCAACGCCCTGGAGGTAGTATTGACGATAGCTATCATCTGATACTCCATTATTCAGATATTCGGGTTATTCTGAAATCCAGTTATCTGGTGCGTGAACAGGGACCTCGTTATATATTGCATGGCACAGACGGCTCATTTTTAAAATGGGGTATTGATCCGCAGGAAGATGCACTGAAAGCAGGGCGCCTTCCACTGGAACCTAATTGGGGAGCAGAGCCGGAAAGTGAATGGGGTACACTAAATACTACTTACAATGGACTGCATTATAAAAGCAAAATAGAAACTCTGGCAGGTAATTACCGGCATTTCTATGAAAATGTGTATGATGCCATTGTTCATAATGCTCCACTAGCTGTGAAGCCAGAAGAAGCTCTTCAGACAATTCAGATTATTGAAGCTGCTTATCAGAGCCATCAGGAAAAACGGACTATAAATCTGTAA
- a CDS encoding efflux RND transporter periplasmic adaptor subunit → MDRKIEKKKWTPKKIAYIGAASLFGVFAIYSLLFANNKSKLNVESDKITVSTVSKSAFTETIPVTGVVQPLKTIRLDAIEGGYVNRKYMDGGNMVKRGDTILQLQNHRLMMDFVNHETEMYRLINELQNTRLTLKQKRFELRRTLSELDFKIGQAKDLYERNKKLVKDKLISEQDFFKFKNDYDQLVRQREIEIESQEFQEQNAVTQIKQLEGTLARTNRNQKMMQDNLSNLYVKAPVAGQLSTIDVEVGTNINAGQNIGQIDDLNGFKMRAQIDEHYISRIYLGLRGEFDFNGKTHELTISKIFPEVKNGRFEVDMIFTKGAPEGIKRGQSSPVRLELGKAESAILLPTGGFFSTTGGNWVYVLDESGKRATKRNITLGRKSPEYYEVLEGLNVGEKVITSSYENFGDNEVLVLDK, encoded by the coding sequence ATGGATCGCAAGATTGAAAAAAAGAAGTGGACGCCAAAAAAAATTGCTTACATCGGGGCTGCATCCTTATTTGGAGTCTTTGCTATATATAGCCTTCTATTCGCTAACAATAAATCGAAACTGAATGTAGAATCAGATAAAATCACAGTTTCTACTGTTTCGAAATCTGCTTTTACAGAGACTATCCCGGTGACTGGAGTAGTACAACCTCTTAAGACAATTCGTCTGGACGCTATTGAAGGTGGTTATGTAAACCGCAAGTATATGGATGGTGGTAATATGGTAAAAAGAGGTGATACCATTCTGCAATTACAAAACCACCGTCTGATGATGGACTTTGTAAACCATGAAACAGAGATGTATCGTTTGATCAACGAGTTACAGAATACACGATTAACACTGAAACAAAAACGTTTTGAACTGCGTCGGACATTATCAGAGTTGGATTTCAAAATTGGTCAGGCAAAGGATCTGTATGAAAGAAATAAGAAACTGGTAAAAGACAAATTAATTTCTGAGCAGGATTTCTTTAAATTTAAAAATGATTACGATCAACTGGTAAGACAACGCGAAATTGAAATAGAATCACAGGAATTCCAGGAACAAAACGCTGTAACTCAGATCAAACAACTGGAAGGAACACTGGCTCGCACCAACCGTAACCAGAAAATGATGCAGGATAACCTAAGCAACCTGTATGTAAAAGCACCTGTAGCTGGCCAGCTTTCTACCATAGATGTAGAAGTAGGTACTAACATCAATGCAGGTCAGAACATTGGTCAGATTGACGACTTGAATGGCTTCAAGATGCGTGCACAGATAGATGAACACTATATTTCACGAATATATCTCGGCTTGAGAGGAGAATTTGACTTTAACGGAAAAACCCACGAACTTACTATCAGCAAAATATTTCCTGAAGTAAAAAATGGACGTTTTGAAGTGGATATGATCTTTACCAAAGGAGCACCGGAAGGAATCAAGCGTGGTCAGTCGTCTCCAGTTCGCCTGGAATTGGGTAAAGCAGAATCAGCCATCTTATTGCCAACAGGAGGATTCTTCAGTACTACAGGTGGTAACTGGGTATATGTACTAGATGAAAGTGGCAAACGTGCTACCAAACGTAATATTACCCTAGGCCGTAAGAGTCCGGAATACTATGAAGTACTGGAAGGTTTGAATGTAGGAGAGAAAGTAATCACATCTTCCTATGAAAACTTCGGAGACAACGAAGTGCTGGTACTGGATAAATAA